Proteins encoded together in one Hevea brasiliensis isolate MT/VB/25A 57/8 chromosome 16, ASM3005281v1, whole genome shotgun sequence window:
- the LOC131174684 gene encoding uncharacterized protein LOC131174684 translates to MGYIYEAMDRAKEAIANSLNGNEEKYKSIFEIIDARWSLQLHCPLHAAGYFLNPEFFYPNKIRIESDEEVNTGLLSCIHKMEKNSVKVDMILDEIEKYKAAAGTFGFPSAIRGRTTKSPAAWWKTYGSSTPNLQKFAVKLHSKKRNLLFQERLDNLVYVKYNRALLRRHTFGDITTPIDLANIDESNEWLLGELEKGDGDDDDDDSLVFMNDVLTWGDVGRVAGVSESRYESRSAARSTPPVETPSFRRPRAMRGASSSQVDDDEEKEEFVMAVVENEDDFGNLDDE, encoded by the exons ATGGGATATATTTATGAAGCCATGGATAGGGCTAAAGAAGCCATTGCCAACTCACTCAATGGCAATGAAGAGAAATACAAGAGCATTTTTGAGATTATTGATGCGAGATGGTCACTTCAATTGCATTGTCCTTTGCATGCTGCTGGATACTTTTTGAATCCTGAATTTTTTTATCCAAATAAGATAAGAATCGAATCTGATGAAGAGGTCAATACAGGATTGCTTTCTTGCATtcataaaatggaaaaaaattcaGTAAAAGTTGATATGATTCttgatgaaattgagaaataCAAGGCAGCTGCAGGGACCTTTGGTTTTCCTTCAGCTATTAGAGGAAGAACAACCAAATCTCCAg CTGCTTGGTGGAAAACATATGGTTCTTCAACTCCAAACCTACAAAAGTTTGCTGTAAAG CTTCATAGTAAGAAAAGAAATCTGCTATTTCAAGAACGCTTGGACAATTTGGTATATGTGAAGTACAATAGAGCGTTGCTACGCCGACACACTTTTGGGGATATCACAACACCTATTGATTTGGCAAATATTGATGAGAGTAATGAATGGTTGCTTGGTGAATTAGAAAAAGGTGAtggggatgatgatgatgatgattctcTTGTTTTCATGAATGACGTATTGACCTGGGGTGATGTTGGTAGAGTAGCTGGAGTTTCTGAATCTCGTTATGAATCGAGATCGGCTGCAAGATCAACACCACCAGTTGAAACTCCATCATTTCGAAGGCCTCGTGCAATGAGAGGTGCATCCTCTTCGCaagttgatgatgatgaagagAAGGAAGAATTTGTGATGGCCGTTGTTGAAAATGAAGATGATTTTGGAAATCTTGATGATGAGTAG